One window from the genome of bacterium encodes:
- a CDS encoding AIM24 family protein — MVVPILRSTEVRDETAAGVTYHIAGELVPVLQVELGTVPVYFEHHILLWKDPSVQIGLRPLKGAMKRVLSGMPVFITQAQGPGRIAFSRDGAGHVFAMPIRAGESLEVREHQFLAATDTVEYTFTRVKGAASVLFGGTGFFIDTFTCPRAEGVLWLHGYGNVFELTLAPGEQIDIEPGGWIYKDRGVQMQTIFQKVSTGLFASAGNLFWNRFTGPGRVALQSMYLHMPTEG; from the coding sequence ATGGTGGTTCCGATCTTGCGTTCGACCGAGGTGCGCGACGAGACGGCCGCCGGCGTCACCTATCACATCGCCGGCGAGCTGGTCCCCGTGCTCCAGGTGGAGCTCGGCACCGTGCCGGTCTACTTCGAACACCACATCCTGTTGTGGAAGGACCCGTCGGTCCAGATCGGCCTCCGGCCGCTCAAAGGGGCGATGAAGCGAGTCCTGTCGGGCATGCCCGTGTTCATCACACAGGCGCAGGGCCCGGGACGGATCGCCTTCAGCCGGGACGGAGCGGGACACGTGTTCGCGATGCCGATCCGGGCCGGCGAATCGCTCGAGGTCCGCGAGCACCAATTCCTCGCGGCGACCGATACGGTCGAGTACACGTTCACCCGCGTCAAGGGCGCGGCGAGCGTCCTCTTCGGCGGCACGGGATTCTTCATCGACACGTTCACGTGCCCGCGGGCCGAGGGGGTGCTCTGGCTTCACGGGTACGGCAACGTCTTCGAGCTCACGCTCGCGCCGGGTGAGCAGATCGACATCGAACCCGGGGGATGGATCTACAAGGACCGCGGCGTACAGATGCAGACGATCTTCCAGAAGGTCTCGACCGGCCTGTTCGCGAGCGCCGGCAACCTGTTTTGGAACCGGTTCACCGGACCCGGACGGGTGGCGCTCCAATCGATGTACCTGCACATGCCGACCGAGGGCTGA